The following proteins are encoded in a genomic region of Pseudodesulfovibrio mercurii:
- the pstB gene encoding phosphate ABC transporter ATP-binding protein PstB — MTTTIKVSSTNLDFHYGDFKALEDISIDFESNRVTALIGPSGCGKSTYLRCINRMNDLIPGTRVNGKMTLDGQDIYAPGLDVVSLRRRIGMVFQKPNPFPKTIFENVAYGLRVNGVKDKQFMEQKVEESLLGAALWDEVKDRLHTSALGLSGGQQQRLCIARALAVEPEVLLMDEPASALDPIATQKIEDLIHELKKEFTIIIVTHSMQQAARVSDRTAFFYMGKLIEVDDTKTMFTNPANKQTEDYITGRFG, encoded by the coding sequence ATGACGACGACCATAAAGGTGTCCTCCACCAACCTTGATTTCCACTACGGAGACTTCAAGGCCCTGGAGGACATCAGCATCGACTTCGAGTCAAACCGGGTCACCGCACTCATCGGGCCGTCCGGCTGCGGCAAGTCCACCTATCTGCGCTGTATCAACCGCATGAACGACCTCATCCCCGGCACCCGGGTGAACGGGAAGATGACCCTGGACGGCCAGGACATCTACGCCCCGGGGCTGGATGTGGTCTCCCTGCGTCGGCGCATCGGCATGGTCTTCCAGAAGCCCAACCCCTTTCCCAAGACGATCTTCGAAAACGTGGCCTACGGGCTGCGGGTCAACGGGGTGAAGGACAAGCAGTTCATGGAGCAGAAGGTCGAGGAGAGCCTGCTGGGCGCGGCCCTGTGGGACGAGGTCAAGGACCGGCTGCACACCTCGGCGCTGGGCCTGTCCGGCGGCCAGCAGCAGCGGCTGTGCATCGCCCGCGCCCTGGCCGTGGAGCCCGAGGTCCTGCTCATGGACGAACCCGCCTCGGCGCTGGACCCCATCGCCACCCAGAAGATCGAGGACCTGATCCACGAGCTCAAGAAGGAGTTCACGATCATCATCGTCACCCATTCCATGCAGCAGGCGGCCCGCGTGTCCGACCGCACCGCCTTCTTCTACATGGGCAAGCTGATCGAGGTGGACGACACCAAGACCATGTTCACCAACCCAGCCAACAAGCAGACGGAAGATTACATCACGGGCCGTTTCGGTTAA
- a CDS encoding AMIN domain-containing protein, with amino-acid sequence MFKTFRHWFLFLAVCAAVVPAVAALSSRPAAAQDEARHEVRMGVDFTVLPVVLPDGTEAPATPAEPPLDQPETVPAPEAAGPAPDAPQPDQQAKDAAAGQAEIPALAPVGGEGVIRAVTLDETALGFSITVVADRPVGEASIMHLDNPIRLVVDLPGAWRYRGGNVLRSEGAVKHLVLGEHPDRFRMVVHFRTPPKKRLEPDLQTAGNELHVLVAVP; translated from the coding sequence ATGTTCAAGACATTCCGGCACTGGTTCCTGTTCCTGGCCGTCTGCGCCGCTGTCGTGCCCGCCGTGGCGGCCCTGTCCTCCCGCCCGGCCGCGGCCCAGGACGAGGCGCGTCACGAGGTGCGCATGGGCGTGGACTTCACGGTCCTTCCCGTCGTCCTGCCCGACGGCACCGAGGCCCCGGCCACGCCCGCCGAGCCCCCCCTGGACCAGCCGGAAACCGTGCCCGCTCCCGAGGCCGCCGGGCCCGCTCCCGACGCCCCGCAGCCCGACCAGCAGGCAAAAGACGCGGCCGCCGGACAGGCGGAGATCCCGGCCCTGGCACCGGTCGGGGGCGAGGGCGTGATCCGCGCCGTGACCCTGGACGAGACCGCCCTCGGCTTCAGCATCACCGTGGTCGCGGACCGGCCCGTGGGCGAGGCCTCGATCATGCACCTGGACAACCCCATACGGCTGGTGGTGGATCTGCCCGGCGCGTGGCGCTACCGGGGCGGCAACGTCCTGCGCTCCGAGGGCGCGGTCAAGCACCTGGTCCTGGGCGAACACCCGGACCGCTTCCGCATGGTCGTGCACTTCCGCACCCCGCCGAAAAAGCGGCTGGAGCCGGACCTCCAGACCGCCGGGAACGAACTCCATGTCCTGGTGGCCGTGCCCTAG
- a CDS encoding glycosyltransferase has product MRILMLAVNDPAGTAIQFCKALNRHTGHSARLATLETRYTHGWEKDLHVPDLGPDGVEELAILLREADVLHFHMTCDEHQPFGPLRPADYLKGKIVVHHHHGHHDFRAHPEAFREKYRRLKRTNLLVSTPDLLRLLPEARWQPNLVPIDDPLLKPMWGRFDDPGQLKVCHSPTRRDLKNTEEFLAAVKHVNRRTVYLSVDLIDDVPNQECLARKRRCHALFDHMQGYYGVSSLEGLSQGLAVIAGLDDWNRARIAEFAGTGELPWLTARNQDELADLLFRLAKDREACEQAGEAGRRFMETCWSDRRVARELGAYYESL; this is encoded by the coding sequence ATGCGCATCCTCATGCTTGCCGTGAACGATCCCGCCGGGACCGCCATCCAGTTCTGCAAGGCGCTCAACCGCCACACCGGGCACTCGGCGCGTCTGGCCACCCTGGAGACCCGCTACACCCACGGCTGGGAAAAGGACCTGCACGTCCCGGACCTCGGCCCGGACGGCGTGGAGGAACTGGCCATCCTCCTGCGCGAGGCGGACGTCCTCCACTTCCACATGACCTGCGACGAGCACCAGCCCTTCGGCCCGCTCAGGCCCGCCGACTATCTCAAGGGCAAGATCGTGGTCCACCACCACCACGGCCACCACGACTTCCGCGCCCACCCCGAAGCCTTCCGCGAGAAATACCGCCGCCTCAAGCGGACCAACCTGCTCGTGTCCACCCCGGACCTGCTCAGGCTCCTGCCCGAGGCCCGCTGGCAGCCCAACCTGGTGCCCATCGACGACCCCCTGCTCAAGCCCATGTGGGGCCGCTTCGACGATCCGGGCCAACTCAAGGTCTGCCACTCGCCCACCCGCAGGGACCTCAAGAACACCGAGGAGTTCCTGGCCGCGGTCAAGCACGTCAACCGGCGCACCGTGTACCTGTCCGTGGACCTCATCGACGACGTGCCCAACCAGGAGTGCCTGGCCCGCAAGCGGCGCTGCCACGCCCTGTTCGACCACATGCAGGGCTACTACGGGGTGTCCAGCCTGGAGGGGCTGTCCCAGGGGCTGGCCGTCATCGCCGGGCTGGACGACTGGAACCGGGCGCGCATCGCCGAGTTCGCCGGGACCGGCGAACTGCCCTGGCTCACGGCCCGCAACCAGGACGAACTGGCCGACCTCCTGTTCCGCCTGGCCAAGGACCGCGAGGCCTGCGAACAGGCCGGGGAGGCGGGTCGCCGGTTCATGGAGACGTGCTGGTCCGACCGGCGAGTGGCCCGCGAACTGGGCGCCTACTACGAGAGCCTCTGA
- a CDS encoding chemotaxis protein CheD produces MNAAGPGLAKIFLQTGDCFIGVQPTLVTTVLGSCLAVTIHAPKMGIGTICHAFLPDSSISRHAQGAEPQICRFVDTALQNMLETMDKIGVPRRDLCIKMFGGGQGVAVNNVPSGSYNIGRRNIEMAKKLLKFARLDIQAQDVGGSEGRKLMFNTRTGDVWVKKLNKFQHALVGNGNARDTRF; encoded by the coding sequence ATGAATGCAGCGGGGCCGGGACTGGCCAAGATATTCCTGCAAACGGGCGACTGCTTCATCGGGGTGCAGCCCACCCTGGTGACCACCGTCCTCGGCTCGTGCCTGGCCGTGACCATCCACGCGCCCAAGATGGGCATCGGGACCATCTGCCACGCCTTCCTTCCGGACAGCTCCATCTCCCGACATGCCCAGGGCGCGGAGCCGCAGATCTGCCGCTTCGTGGACACGGCGCTCCAGAACATGCTCGAGACCATGGACAAGATCGGCGTGCCCCGCCGCGACCTGTGCATCAAGATGTTCGGCGGCGGCCAGGGCGTGGCCGTCAACAACGTGCCCTCGGGCTCCTACAACATAGGCAGGCGCAACATCGAGATGGCCAAGAAGCTGCTCAAGTTCGCCCGGCTGGACATCCAGGCCCAGGACGTGGGCGGCTCCGAGGGCCGCAAGCTCATGTTCAACACCCGGACCGGGGACGTCTGGGTCAAGAAGCTGAACAAGTTCCAGCACGCCCTTGTCGGCAACGGAAACGCTCGGGACACCCGGTTCTAG